From one Gammaproteobacteria bacterium genomic stretch:
- a CDS encoding class I SAM-dependent methyltransferase has protein sequence MPAVTEGMPAPDFTETSARVSPLERWLARKTLSLLGDPPLQMVLWNGEEITTSSARPAARVALRRRSALYKLLSNPNLQFGDLYSVGSVEVEGDLVKFLEIAYGTSAAKFEFLRKFQSYVLNRPRANTLAGSSSNIHHHYDLSNDFYQLWLDREMQYTCAYFPSPSMTLEEAQIAKLDHVCRKLQLRPGDRVVEAGSGWGGLARHMARHYGVKVRSFNISREQIRYARERAAAEGLSGIEYIEDDYRNIAGQYDAFVSVGMLEHVGLDHYRELGEVIHRCLTPDGRGLIHSIGRNKPEPMNAWIEKRIFPGAYPPSLREMMEIFEPRAFSVLDVENLRLHYAKTLEHWLVRFERHADTVQTMFDENFVRAWRLYLAGSLAGFTTGCLQLFQVVFARGDNNTLPWSRAHLYDA, from the coding sequence ATGCCGGCTGTCACTGAGGGCATGCCGGCCCCCGATTTCACGGAAACGTCAGCGCGGGTCTCTCCCCTGGAACGCTGGCTCGCCCGCAAGACGCTCTCCCTCCTTGGCGATCCGCCGTTGCAGATGGTGCTGTGGAACGGTGAAGAGATCACAACCTCTTCCGCGCGGCCGGCCGCGCGCGTTGCGCTCCGTCGCCGTTCTGCGTTGTATAAGCTGCTCAGCAATCCGAATCTGCAATTCGGCGATCTTTACAGCGTCGGGAGCGTTGAAGTCGAAGGGGATCTCGTAAAGTTTCTGGAAATCGCCTACGGCACAAGCGCGGCCAAATTTGAATTCTTGAGAAAATTCCAGTCGTACGTGCTCAACCGTCCTCGCGCCAACACCTTGGCGGGCTCGTCGAGCAACATCCATCATCACTACGATCTCAGCAATGACTTCTATCAGCTTTGGCTCGATCGGGAGATGCAATATACCTGCGCCTATTTCCCCTCTCCCTCGATGACGCTTGAAGAGGCCCAGATCGCAAAGCTGGATCACGTGTGCCGCAAACTGCAACTGCGGCCGGGCGACCGTGTCGTCGAGGCCGGTTCCGGGTGGGGCGGGCTGGCGCGGCACATGGCGCGCCACTATGGCGTAAAGGTGCGCTCATTCAACATCTCCCGCGAACAGATTCGCTACGCCCGCGAACGCGCGGCGGCGGAAGGCTTGAGCGGTATCGAATACATCGAGGACGATTACCGCAACATCGCCGGCCAGTATGATGCCTTCGTCTCGGTCGGGATGCTGGAACATGTCGGCTTGGATCATTACCGTGAACTCGGCGAGGTGATACACCGCTGTTTAACCCCCGACGGACGTGGCCTGATACACTCCATCGGCCGCAACAAACCGGAACCGATGAACGCCTGGATCGAGAAGCGCATCTTCCCCGGCGCCTACCCGCCGTCACTGCGCGAGATGATGGAGATCTTCGAGCCGCGCGCATTCTCCGTGCTCGACGTGGAAAATCTGCGGCTCCACTACGCGAAGACACTGGAACACTGGCTCGTGCGCTTCGAACGGCATGCGGACACCGTACAAACGATGTTCGACGAGAACTTTGTCCGAGCCTGGCGGCTCTATCTCGCGGGCTCGCTGGCGGGCTTCACTACCGGCTGCTTGCAGCTTTTCCAGGTCGTCTTCGCCCGTGGCGACAACAACACCCTGCCCTGGTCGCGCGCGCATCTCTACGATGCCTGA
- a CDS encoding CapA family protein, with protein MDKTLRLMVGGDVMLGRIVAERIKSHGPDYPLGRIAPLMRAADLTLVNLECAVTASQQLWQGASKAFYFGAPPEAARSLADAGIDLVSLANNHTLDFDITGLTDTLSHLHAHGIGYSGAGRDLNEARVPVYIERDGVKFGMVAFCDHQEDFAASGARPGIAYLDLDDEKATLAQFRASCHAMQQAGVDWPILSLHWGSNWAERPPDYFVTLAHAAIDMGYGILFGHSAHLFQGIEIYRGRPILYAAGDLVDDYHVDPGFRNDLQLLFELELSRSKLHRINLHPVFIEDCRSVPATGDEFEYIANRITALSAELGVKVQRKESHLWIGGDSLSTDRHPAAK; from the coding sequence ATGGACAAAACTCTGCGCCTCATGGTGGGTGGGGATGTGATGCTGGGTCGCATCGTGGCTGAGCGGATCAAGAGCCACGGTCCCGATTATCCCCTCGGCCGCATCGCCCCGCTGATGCGCGCCGCTGATCTCACCCTCGTCAATCTGGAATGCGCCGTCACCGCCTCTCAGCAACTCTGGCAGGGCGCATCCAAGGCCTTTTATTTCGGCGCACCGCCGGAGGCCGCGCGATCACTGGCCGATGCGGGGATTGATCTCGTCAGCCTCGCCAACAATCACACCCTCGATTTCGACATAACGGGATTAACGGATACGCTGAGCCACCTGCATGCGCACGGCATTGGTTACAGCGGCGCCGGCAGAGATTTGAATGAGGCCCGCGTCCCGGTTTATATCGAACGTGACGGCGTCAAATTCGGAATGGTGGCCTTTTGCGACCACCAGGAGGACTTTGCCGCGAGCGGGGCCAGGCCGGGCATCGCCTACCTTGATCTGGATGACGAAAAGGCCACCCTCGCCCAGTTCCGGGCGAGTTGCCACGCCATGCAGCAGGCCGGCGTAGACTGGCCGATCCTGTCGCTGCATTGGGGATCGAACTGGGCCGAGCGCCCCCCGGATTATTTCGTCACCCTGGCCCACGCGGCCATAGACATGGGCTATGGAATTCTATTTGGCCATAGCGCACATCTGTTTCAGGGCATTGAGATCTATCGCGGCCGCCCCATCCTCTATGCGGCCGGCGATCTGGTGGATGATTACCACGTAGATCCCGGATTTAGAAACGACTTGCAGTTGCTCTTTGAACTTGAGTTGAGCCGCTCTAAGCTTCACCGGATCAATCTTCATCCCGTCTTCATCGAAGACTGCCGCAGTGTACCCGCCACCGGGGATGAGTTTGAATATATCGCCAACCGGATCACGGCACTCAGCGCCGAATTGGGAGTGAAAGTTCAGCGCAAGGAAAGCCACCTTTGGATAGGCGGCGATTCACTTTCTACCGACCGGCACCCCGCGGCAAAATAG
- a CDS encoding HPF/RaiA family ribosome-associated protein, protein MQLPLQITFRDIPPSPAVEARIRKKAEKLESYYDRIMGCRVVIEVPQKHHHQGKLFNVRIDITVPGGELVVNRHPHEDIYVALRDAFAAAGRQLEDYARHQRGDVKVHETPHHGRVARLFPEEGYGFIETPDGRQIYFHRNSVAHPEFERLKTGTEVVFVEEQGHEGPQARTVTMGKHHLTE, encoded by the coding sequence ATGCAGCTTCCCCTTCAAATTACCTTCCGAGATATTCCTCCCTCCCCCGCCGTTGAGGCGCGTATCCGCAAAAAGGCGGAGAAGCTGGAATCGTATTATGACAGGATCATGGGTTGCCGGGTCGTGATCGAGGTGCCCCAGAAACACCACCACCAAGGCAAACTTTTTAATGTGCGCATTGATATCACCGTACCCGGCGGCGAGCTGGTGGTGAATCGTCATCCACACGAAGATATTTATGTCGCGCTGCGTGATGCCTTTGCCGCCGCCGGCCGTCAGTTGGAAGATTATGCGCGCCACCAGCGAGGCGACGTGAAGGTTCACGAGACTCCGCACCACGGCCGTGTGGCGAGGCTGTTTCCTGAAGAGGGTTACGGCTTTATCGAGACACCGGACGGGCGCCAGATTTACTTCCATCGCAACAGCGTGGCGCATCCTGAATTCGAACGCCTCAAGACGGGTACGGAGGTGGTGTTTGTGGAGGAGCAAGGACATGAAGGTCCGCAGGCCAGAACAGTCACCATGGGCAAGCATCACCTGACTGAGTGA